One Mangrovimonas cancribranchiae DNA segment encodes these proteins:
- a CDS encoding NRDE family protein produces the protein MCTVTLAPQGQNSFVLTSNRDEAPGRENLAPTFYNEDGVKLLYPKDSLAGGTWIGVSEKQRLICLLNGGFNKHKRKEEYRLSRGVVVKDLLTCEDFKTEVASYDLNGVEPFTIVCVEWIERLRFLELVWDGNKKHVKDLPLEPHIWSSSTLYTASMKQERKLWFETFKKETALNTSTLLKFHKHAGENNDDFGVIMDRGFVKTTSITQVEKCNHLVTMQYEDLQTSTRTSVVFDFNLIHEK, from the coding sequence ATGTGTACAGTTACTCTTGCCCCGCAAGGCCAAAATAGTTTTGTTTTAACCTCTAACCGAGATGAAGCACCTGGGCGTGAAAATTTAGCCCCAACATTCTATAATGAAGATGGTGTTAAGTTGTTATATCCTAAAGACAGTTTGGCTGGAGGTACTTGGATAGGTGTTAGCGAGAAGCAACGTTTAATTTGTTTATTGAACGGTGGGTTTAATAAACATAAAAGAAAAGAGGAATATAGATTGAGTCGTGGTGTGGTTGTTAAAGATTTATTGACTTGTGAGGACTTTAAAACTGAAGTAGCTAGCTATGATTTGAATGGTGTAGAGCCTTTTACAATAGTTTGTGTGGAATGGATTGAAAGGTTGCGTTTTTTAGAGCTTGTTTGGGACGGCAATAAAAAACATGTAAAAGACTTACCGTTGGAACCACATATTTGGTCATCATCTACATTGTATACTGCGTCTATGAAACAGGAGCGCAAATTATGGTTTGAAACATTTAAAAAAGAGACTGCTTTAAATACGTCTACGTTACTTAAATTTCATAAACACGCTGGTGAAAATAATGATGACTTTGGCGTTATAATGGACAGAGGGTTTGTAAAAACAACGAGTATAACACAAGTTGAAAAATGTAATCATTTAGTAACCATGCAATATGAAGACTTACAAACTAGCACAAGAACATCAGTTGTCTTTGATTTTAACTTAATTCATGAAAAATAA